From the genome of Brevinematales bacterium, one region includes:
- a CDS encoding DUF4159 domain-containing protein, with protein MKRVLLSLFILLPVLLWPFDFVILKYRSGDWYNAFDGVKNFLHELAGRTTVDTLTEPVELGLDDERIFEHQFLFLNGHVPVILDEKEMANLRKFVLNGGFLFVNDDYGLDESFRKVIAEVFPEYKFEKVAFDHPVYHCFYEFKDGLPKIHEHDGAPPEGWGLFVGGRLAVFYAYESDIADGWDYPEVHNDPPGKREAAFRMGVNIVIYSLTY; from the coding sequence TATTATCGCTATTCATTCTATTACCCGTACTGCTATGGCCGTTCGACTTCGTTATCCTGAAGTACCGCTCCGGGGACTGGTATAACGCGTTCGACGGGGTTAAGAATTTCCTGCACGAACTCGCCGGGCGGACGACTGTCGATACACTGACCGAACCGGTCGAGCTCGGCCTCGACGACGAACGGATATTCGAGCACCAATTCCTTTTCCTGAACGGGCATGTCCCGGTGATATTGGACGAGAAGGAGATGGCCAACCTGAGGAAGTTCGTGCTGAACGGAGGCTTCTTGTTCGTAAACGACGACTACGGGCTGGACGAATCGTTCCGCAAGGTGATCGCGGAGGTCTTCCCGGAGTATAAGTTCGAGAAGGTGGCGTTCGATCACCCGGTCTATCATTGCTTCTACGAGTTCAAGGACGGCCTGCCGAAGATACACGAGCATGACGGCGCCCCGCCCGAGGGATGGGGTTTGTTCGTCGGCGGGCGGCTCGCGGTATTTTACGCCTATGAAAGCGATATCGCCGACGGATGGGACTACCCCGAGGTTCATAACGATCCCCCCGGGAAGCGCGAAGCCGCGTTCAGGATGGGCGTCAATATAGTCATTTATTCATTGACCTATTAG